In one window of Bemisia tabaci chromosome 4, PGI_BMITA_v3 DNA:
- the LOC109031453 gene encoding histone H2B, giving the protein MDEMRHCPMPGAMPAKRKKDRMRRQPFEIYAHKMVKMMFSNRSITRKGALVMSSFIHDFFERLATEAGHLVRINHMQTMSHRHVLDALKLVVRGSLAEHAIAEAHLALGKFGPATGRAACKPPTPPPKDDDC; this is encoded by the coding sequence ATGGACGAGATGAGGCACTGCCCGATGCCGGGCGCCATGCCCGCCAAGCGTAAGAAGGACAGGATGCGGCGGCAACCGTTCGAGATCTACGCGCACAAGATGGTCAAGATGATGTTCTCGAACCGGAGCATCACGCGGAAAGGGGCGCTGGTGATGAGCAGCTTCATCCACGACTTCTTCGAGCGGCTGGCCACCGAGGCCGGGCACCTGGTGCGGATCAACCACATGCAGACGATGAGCCATCGCCACGTCCTTGATGCCCTCAAGTTGGTCGTCCGTGGCTCCCTCGCCGAACATGCTATCGCGGAGGCGCACCTCGCACTTGGCAAGTTCGGGCCGGCAACCGGTCGGGCCGCTTGCAAGCCCCCGACTCCGCCGCCGAAGGatgatgattgttga